A region from the Mustela erminea isolate mMusErm1 chromosome 2, mMusErm1.Pri, whole genome shotgun sequence genome encodes:
- the LOC116584136 gene encoding LOW QUALITY PROTEIN: uncharacterized protein LOC116584136 (The sequence of the model RefSeq protein was modified relative to this genomic sequence to represent the inferred CDS: deleted 1 base in 1 codon) has product MLRPRAGGRGSGVVGDPAGSARRRPRSRLPHVSLRLGPPPYTLGVPRPAPRDETEAPALPQRLLTAEQLTSPGPSNRSPHPLPFLSARTFPPLAFFFFPFLTTPPWVTLARSDDDQREEEVGAPRAGGCASGRGTSCRCRRLYGRVRIEERKGRSRVEPKLPPDLSPDPTAAGRACSVAFSFRAGGGCSFGSMEEAQAARPSSGAHHPKVRHLAPNGPSKTQAERELALQPDPLHLLQGASAPPFPWCGARPSTR; this is encoded by the exons ATGCTACGGCCCCGGGCGGGTGGAAGAGGCAGCGGCGTGGTGGGGGACCCGGCCGGCTCCGCTCGGCGCCGCCCCCGCTCCCGGCTCCCGCATGTGTCGCTGCGGCTGGGACCCCCTCCCTACACGTTGGGGGTCCCTCGCCCCGCGCCCCGGGACGAGACAGAAGCTCCGGCCCTTCCTCAGCGTCTTCTCACCGCAGAGCAGCTGACTAGTCCCGGCCCGAG CAAccgctcccctcaccccctcccttttcTATCCGCCAGGACGTTTCCTCcgctggcctttttttttttcccctttctaacCACCCCGCCCTGGGTGACTCTGGCGCGCTCTGATGACGATCAAAGGGAAGAGGAAGTCGGGGCCCCGCGAGCGGGTGGGTGCGCCTCGGGCCGCGGGACtagctgccgctgccgccgcctctACGGCCGCGTCAGAAttgaagagaggaaggggaggagccgAGTGGAGCCTAAGCTGCCGCCTGATCTTAGCCCTGACCCCACGGCGGCGGGCAGAGCTTGCTCTGTAGCGTTTTCCTTCAGGGCAGGTGGTGGCTGCTCCTTTGGGAGCATGGAGGAA GCCCAGGCCGCGCGACCGTCCTCGGGCGCGCACCACCCGAAGGTGAGGCATTTAGCCCCAAATGGGCCTTCGAAAACCCAGGCTGAGCGAGAACTTGCCCTACAGCCTGATCCGCTGCACCTGCTCCAGGGAGCGAGCGCCCCACCCTTCCCGTGGTGTGGGGCGAGACCTAGCACCCGATAA